A stretch of DNA from Oscillatoria sp. FACHB-1406:
GCAGTGGTAACATTTAGAGATATTATCGAGCGCGATCGCGATATCACCCATAGCAACAGGACAGTATTTTAAAAATCTTACTAGAGTACATCGGCAAATCCCGGACGCAAACGCTGATAAAGAGCAAAACCGCCAAGAAAAATGACGAGGGAAACGGCTGAAGCTACCCCCCATTCGCCCAAATGGTTAACCTCTCCTGCTAGAACCAAATCTCGATAAACCTCCGCGATCGCTGCCAAAGGATTGAGCCAAAATACCCAACCTCGCAACTGTTCGGGAATTACATTAGCTGGATACACGATTGGAGTCAAGTAAAAGCCCAAATTTAACGCCACGCCAAGTGTTTGAGGAATATCCCGCAGGAATACAGTCAATCCCGCGCAAAAATAACTCAGTCCTGCGGTGAGAAGGAATTGCGGTAGCCAGACGAGAGGAAGAAGGGCTAACGTTTCCGGCAAACGTCCAGAAGAAATTGCAGATAATACGATTAAAGCAGCTAAACCCAGCGCACTTTCAATTAATGCAGATAAAACGGGAACCACGGGCAGCATTTCTAGCGGAAACACCACTTTTTTCACTAAATTTGGCTGATTGACCACAGAACCCGTCGCTTGTATCAGTCCGCTGGTAAAGGCAATCCAAGGGAGCAATCCGGCAAAGAGCCACAGACCAAAAGCAATGTTATTATCTTCCGGCAAGCCTTTTAAACTGAGCTTGACCTTCAGGACGATTGAAAAAACGTAGGTATAAATGAGTAACTGAGACAGT
This window harbors:
- a CDS encoding ABC transporter permease: MKPAWKAKFGLLQSLVRRDLEARYKGSILGNLWPLINQLSQLLIYTYVFSIVLKVKLSLKGLPEDNNIAFGLWLFAGLLPWIAFTSGLIQATGSVVNQPNLVKKVVFPLEMLPVVPVLSALIESALGLAALIVLSAISSGRLPETLALLPLVWLPQFLLTAGLSYFCAGLTVFLRDIPQTLGVALNLGFYLTPIVYPANVIPEQLRGWVFWLNPLAAIAEVYRDLVLAGEVNHLGEWGVASAVSLVIFLGGFALYQRLRPGFADVL